In Moorella sp. Hama-1, a single genomic region encodes these proteins:
- a CDS encoding selenium metabolism-associated LysR family transcriptional regulator — protein MSVGYRFCTCHREGTSINLNNLRVFATVAETGSLSEAAERLFLTQPAVTQQIKHLENHFAIQLLERTNRGVTLTDAGEVLRDYARQIVSLYDELESNLENLRASVSGHLTVGATSTIGGYAVPCSICIFKEKFPEAVLKLKVANLTQISNDLKEGQIDIAIIEGQDLSGPFIKWELATDRLVVIAPNRKPWAGRTSISIEELKIQPFIIREAGSGTRQVIEEALASIGIDLSQLNIVVELASVDSIKAAVEAGVGISIMSRLALRKELHTRTLLALELEGLSLEQKIYLAYNRERVQTRLGKAFINFLRSPNRGFC, from the coding sequence TTGTCGGTCGGTTACAGGTTCTGCACTTGCCACCGGGAGGGAACATCAATTAACCTTAATAACCTGCGGGTTTTTGCCACCGTTGCTGAAACTGGTAGCCTCTCGGAGGCGGCCGAGCGCCTCTTCCTGACCCAGCCGGCCGTGACCCAGCAGATTAAACACCTGGAGAACCATTTTGCCATCCAACTCCTGGAACGCACCAACCGGGGGGTGACCCTCACCGATGCCGGCGAGGTTTTAAGGGACTACGCGCGGCAAATAGTTTCCCTGTATGACGAGCTGGAAAGCAACCTGGAAAACCTGCGGGCTTCCGTCAGCGGTCACCTGACCGTCGGCGCTACCTCCACCATCGGCGGCTACGCTGTCCCCTGCAGTATCTGTATATTTAAAGAGAAATTCCCGGAAGCCGTCTTAAAGCTCAAAGTAGCCAACCTTACCCAGATTAGCAATGACCTGAAGGAAGGGCAGATCGACATCGCCATTATTGAAGGCCAGGATTTAAGTGGCCCCTTTATTAAGTGGGAGCTAGCCACCGACCGGCTGGTGGTCATCGCTCCCAATCGCAAGCCCTGGGCCGGCCGTACCAGCATCAGTATAGAGGAATTGAAAATACAGCCCTTTATCATCAGGGAAGCCGGCTCGGGTACCCGCCAGGTTATCGAAGAGGCCCTGGCTTCTATCGGGATCGATTTATCCCAGCTTAACATCGTAGTTGAGCTGGCCAGCGTCGACTCCATCAAAGCCGCCGTTGAAGCCGGAGTGGGCATCTCAATTATGTCACGACTGGCCCTGCGGAAGGAGCTGCATACCCGTACCCTGCTGGCCCTGGAACTCGAAGGCCTTTCCCTCGAGCAAAAAATATACCTGGCCTATAACCGCGAAAGAGTACAGACCAGGCTGGGCAAAGCCTTCATCAACTTCTTGCGTTCCCCGAACCGGGGGTTCTGTTAA
- a CDS encoding sulfurtransferase TusA family protein: MAEYTLDALGEACPVPLIRTEKKMKELKVGDILIVEIDHSCAMKNVPEWARKQGYNVELEEIEEGRWDVIIEKTK, from the coding sequence ATGGCCGAATATACCCTGGATGCCCTGGGCGAAGCCTGCCCGGTGCCTTTAATCCGCACGGAGAAGAAAATGAAGGAGTTAAAAGTTGGGGATATCCTGATTGTGGAGATTGACCATAGTTGCGCCATGAAGAACGTCCCGGAATGGGCGCGCAAGCAGGGGTATAACGTAGAACTGGAAGAAATCGAAGAAGGACGCTGGGATGTAATTATCGAGAAAACCAAGTAG
- a CDS encoding sulfurtransferase TusA family protein yields MAEYFIDALGEMCPVPNIRIREKLKELDIGDAIILETDHSCACITISNEMRRKGYKTAVKEIDTGIWQVSVRRVK; encoded by the coding sequence TGAATATTTTATCGACGCCCTGGGTGAAATGTGCCCGGTGCCTAATATTAGGATCCGGGAAAAGCTCAAAGAACTGGATATAGGCGACGCCATCATCCTGGAAACCGATCATAGTTGCGCCTGCATAACTATTAGTAATGAAATGCGGCGGAAGGGTTATAAGACGGCAGTCAAGGAGATTGATACAGGCATCTGGCAAGTATCTGTGCGGCGGGTGAAATAG
- a CDS encoding FAD-dependent oxidoreductase — protein sequence MREKKIEEYDVVVIGGGAAGMTAAIYAGRARLKTIMIEKSLPGGLATYTNEIENYPGFPEGNSGLGLMQLFERQAKKFNVKVKLADVQGVDLEGETKVVRTFRTDYHAKAVVIATGGKPRLTGAKGEEKFLYDKGISFCATCDAAYYTGKEVMVIGSGDAAIEEAIFLTKFASKVYISVIHDEGIMDANKVAQEQARQNEKLHFIWNTMVDEFTGDERLDTVILKNVKTGARIPVRVEGCFLFIGYLPNTELFRDIININERGYIITNEQMETNIPGVFAAGDVRDKVLRQVATAVGDGAVAGFMAERYIAESEYFDREFRQVKGPQLVFCYDPTEARCREMMTAVESILQKHPEVKLSKIDVYKGKSMALRLGLQGDACLVLMQDGQVTEVLDLDNLTPELIEARIRQLAA from the coding sequence ATGCGGGAAAAGAAAATCGAGGAATACGATGTCGTTGTCATCGGCGGCGGTGCCGCCGGGATGACGGCCGCCATTTATGCCGGCCGCGCCCGCTTGAAAACCATTATGATCGAAAAATCCCTGCCGGGCGGCCTGGCCACCTATACCAACGAAATCGAAAACTACCCCGGTTTCCCCGAGGGGAACAGCGGTTTGGGCTTAATGCAGCTATTCGAACGCCAGGCTAAGAAGTTCAACGTCAAGGTTAAACTGGCCGACGTCCAGGGTGTCGACCTGGAGGGCGAAACTAAGGTCGTCAGGACCTTCCGTACCGATTACCACGCCAAAGCCGTAGTCATCGCCACCGGCGGTAAACCGCGCCTGACAGGGGCCAAGGGGGAGGAGAAGTTTCTCTATGACAAGGGCATCTCCTTCTGTGCCACCTGTGATGCGGCCTACTACACCGGCAAAGAAGTAATGGTCATCGGCAGCGGCGACGCCGCCATTGAAGAAGCCATCTTCCTGACCAAATTCGCCAGCAAGGTTTATATCTCCGTCATCCACGACGAGGGCATCATGGACGCCAACAAGGTGGCCCAGGAACAGGCGCGACAGAATGAAAAGCTGCACTTCATCTGGAACACCATGGTTGACGAGTTTACCGGTGACGAACGCCTGGACACGGTAATCTTGAAGAATGTCAAGACGGGAGCGAGAATACCCGTCAGGGTTGAGGGCTGCTTCCTCTTTATCGGCTACCTGCCCAACACCGAACTCTTCCGCGATATCATCAATATAAACGAACGCGGTTACATTATCACCAATGAGCAGATGGAGACCAACATCCCGGGGGTCTTTGCCGCCGGCGATGTGCGGGATAAAGTCCTGCGCCAGGTGGCCACGGCCGTTGGTGATGGGGCCGTGGCCGGCTTTATGGCCGAACGTTATATAGCCGAAAGTGAGTACTTTGACCGGGAGTTCCGGCAGGTTAAAGGGCCGCAGCTGGTGTTTTGTTACGATCCCACCGAGGCCCGCTGCCGGGAAATGATGACCGCCGTTGAGAGCATCCTGCAAAAGCACCCGGAAGTAAAACTCAGCAAGATCGATGTTTATAAAGGTAAGAGTATGGCCCTGCGCCTGGGTCTTCAGGGGGATGCCTGTCTGGTTTTAATGCAGGACGGCCAGGTTACCGAGGTCCTGGACCTGGACAATTTGACCCCGGAACTTATTGAAGCCCGGATCAGGCAGTTGGCGGCCTGA
- a CDS encoding YeeE/YedE thiosulfate transporter family protein — protein MAQSEVSLRSRVGTRAKAPKKSQLGYALLVLALVIILGVFLGSLKIDLAAKWIFGIAFGFVLQRSRFCFTASMRDPVLTGSTSLTRAVIIAIAVATVGFAGIQFSAYMAGKPIPGFISPVGIHTVIGAILFGVGMVIAGGCASGTLMRVGEGFIMLMLTLVFFVAGSALGAYQFGWWQGFSMKSSPAVFLPNVLGWPLALLLQLALLGGLYWLATWWEYRKAD, from the coding sequence ATGGCACAAAGTGAGGTTTCCCTCCGGTCCCGGGTAGGTACGCGAGCTAAAGCCCCAAAAAAGAGCCAGCTCGGTTATGCCCTCCTGGTCCTGGCCCTGGTGATCATCCTGGGCGTTTTCCTGGGGAGCCTGAAAATCGACCTGGCCGCCAAGTGGATCTTCGGCATCGCCTTTGGCTTTGTTTTGCAACGCTCCCGTTTTTGCTTTACCGCATCCATGCGCGACCCGGTCCTGACGGGCAGCACCTCTTTAACCCGGGCCGTGATTATAGCTATTGCTGTGGCCACCGTCGGCTTTGCCGGTATCCAGTTCTCCGCTTATATGGCCGGTAAACCCATTCCCGGTTTCATCAGCCCGGTGGGTATCCATACCGTTATCGGCGCCATTTTATTCGGGGTTGGTATGGTTATTGCCGGCGGCTGCGCTTCGGGGACCCTGATGCGGGTCGGCGAAGGCTTTATCATGCTGATGCTCACCCTGGTCTTCTTTGTCGCCGGTTCGGCCCTGGGTGCCTACCAGTTTGGCTGGTGGCAGGGCTTTTCCATGAAATCCTCGCCGGCGGTATTTTTGCCCAATGTTCTGGGTTGGCCCCTGGCCCTGTTGTTACAACTGGCCCTCCTGGGCGGCCTGTACTGGCTGGCCACCTGGTGGGAGTACCGCAAGGCAGATTAA